The genomic DNA agaaaggcgctatataaatatttaaaaaaaaaaaaaattatatatatataaaaatctttACACAGTTGGCTAAGTTACAAGTTAACTAGCTTGCCAATCAGAGTCATAACTGGCATGCTCCAGATGCCTGACATGTCGATGCTTGAAAATCTTTTGCATGCCATGAAAAGCGAGGTCAGCTTtgtaataaacaaaaaaaaaaagagtaagttGGCGTGTTTTAGTTGCATTAGCCGCAGTCGCGTTGACTTGTGCGTAACTGTTTCcgtttgcaaaaacacaagtgacgAGGCACTGTCCATTATCTATTTTTCACGACAATCTCGATGAATTATAACTTATTTCCGTAAAAATTCAGTTTATCAgaatattctatttttatttgaatTGGTGTCTTTTCCCCCCTCCCCTCAGATGGACGCCAGGAGCGCGTCATGTTTGACAAGATCACCTCCCGCATCCAAAAGCTTTGCTACGGCCTCAACTCTGACTTTGTGGATCCAGCCCAGATCACCATGAAGGTgattcagggtttgtacaacgGCGTCACCACGGTGGAGTTGGACACGCTGGCCGCAGAGATCGCCGCCACGCTCACCACCAAGCACCCCGACTACGCCATCCTCGCCGCGCGCATCGCCGTGTCCAACCTCCACAAGGAGACCAAGAAAGTCTTCAGCGAGGTGATGGAGGATCTGTACACCTATGTCAACCCTCTTAATCGGCGCCACTCCCCAATGATCTCCAAGAAAACTCTGGACCTGGTCTTGGAGAACAAAGACCGCCTTAACTCCGCTATCATCTACGACCGTGACTTCTCTTACAACTTCTTTGGCTTCAAGACGCTGGAACGCTCCTACTTGCTCAAGGTCAACGGCAAGGTGGCCGAGAGACCGCAGCACATGCTCATGAGGGTGGCGGTCGGCATCCACCGCACGGACATCGACGCTGCCATCGAGACCTACAACCTGCTGTCGGAGAAGTGGTTCACGCACGCGTCGCCCACGCTCTTCAACGCGGGCACCAACAGGCCTCAGCTGTCCAGCTGCTTCCTGCTAGCCATGCAGGGCGACAGCATCGAGGGCATCTACGACACGCTCAAGCAGTGCGCCCTCATCTCCAAGTCGGCGGGTGGCATCGGCGTGGCGGTCAGCTGCATCCGCTCTACGGGGAGCTACATTGCCGGTACCAACGGCAACTCCAACGGCTTGGTTCCTATGCTGAGGGTCTACAACAACACTGCACGCTACGTGGATCAGGGTGGCAACAAGAGGCCCGGAGCCTTCGCCATGTACCTGGAGCCGTGGCACTTTGACATCTTTGACTTCCTGGAGCTGAAGAAGAACACCGGCAAGGAGGAACAAAGAGCCAGGGATCTTTTTTACGGCCTCTGGATTCCAGACCTCTTCATGAAGAGAGTGGAGAGCAACCAAGACTGGTCCCTCATGTGTCCCAGCGAGTGTCCCGGCCTGGACGAGTGCTGGGGCGAGGCCTTTGAGGCGCTCTACACCAAATACGAGAAGGAGGGCCGGGTGAAGCGGGTAATCAAGGCTCAGCAGCTGTGGTACGCCATCATTGAGTCACAGACGGAAACGGGAACGCCGTACATGCTCTACAAGGATGCGTGCAACAAGAAGAGCAACCAGCAGAACTTGGGAACCATCAAGTGCAGTAACCTTTGCACAGAGATCGTAGAGTACACCAGCCAGGACGAGGTGGCCGTGTGCAACCTGGCCTCCATCGCCCTCAACATGTACGTCACCCCAGAGCGCACATACGACTTTAAGAAGCTGGCGGCTGTCACCAAAGTCATTGTGAAGAACTTGAACAAGATCATCGACATCAACTTCTACCCGGTTCCTGAAGCAGAGAAGTCCAACATGCGTCACAGGCCCATCGGGATCGGCGTCCAAGGTCTGGCAGACGCCTTCATCCTCATGCGTCATCCCTTCGAAAGCCCGGAAGCTCAGCTGCTCAACTGCCGCATTTTCGAGACCATCTATTACGCCGCCTTGGAGGCCAGCTGCGAGCTCGCCGCCGAGCACGGGCCCTACGAGACGTACGCGGGCTCGCCTGTCAGCAAGGGTGTGCTGCAATACGACATGTGGGACAAGACGCCCACGGACCTGTGGGACTGGAAGATACTCAAGGAAAAAATCGCCAAACACGGCGTGAGGAACAGCCTGCTGCTGGCGCCCATGCCCACGGCCTCCACCGCCCAAATCTTGGGCAACAACGAGTCCATTGAGCCGTACACCAGCAACATCTACACCCGCAGAGTCCTCTCTGGGGAGTTCCAGATCGTCAACCCTCACCTGCTCAAAGACCTCACTGAGCGAGGGCTGTGGAATGAGGACATGAAGAACCAGCTCATTGCGCACAACGGATCAATCCAGGTCAGTGCAGCATGTTTAAGACCGTATACCAGtccttctcaaactgtggtatgccaaaaataatcacttaattcaaTATTCAACCACAGTCTGAATGTTTAAACTGTGTAATGTGGCcaacatacttgttaaataaaacctctgccttgtttttaataactaTGTATGCCTACTATGCTACTATATTGTAATGTTGGTTGTTATGGTGGCACTTGAAGAGCCAAGTGATTTATGAGGTGGTACTTTTGAGAACTGTTGTTGTAGACCATCAAAAGCAGAGAGTGGATAATTTAATTGGTTTCTGGCTTCATCCATGATTTGTATCGCCCCTCCTACAGGACATTGCTGAGATCCCAGATGACCTGAAGGAGCTTTACAAAACCGTATGGGAGATCTCCCAGAAGATGGTGCTCAAGATGGCTGCAGACCGAGGGGCTTTCATTGACCAGAGTCAGTCCCTGAACATCCATATAGCTGAGCCCAACTACGGCAAACTGACCAGCATGCACTTCTATGGCTGGAAACAAGTGAGTCTGCGCAAATGTTTTATCAGTgattcttaaccattgttgggccgtgaGCGCCCCCTAAAGGGCCGCTAGaaagtgtttctcagctgttgtcTGTATggactcggttgtaatacacttttccaccacttgtggcagcaatACCAACCGAACTGAAGTCATACATACGTTccttaaaaacctctaaaggcttagtggccacatgcgtggacagcactttttagctcttatttccaagaTTGTGTACACtattgaattggggtcttatggccgcttatgtggacacttatactgccatctggtggtgtcagaagagtataacatacaatggaatttggaaaaaaaaagtgtaaaaataagaattagcatgtcactaaacatgaagtacacgtttgtgtacttatggactaagtacatcatatcaaaagattattcttagtttttattctaatcagggtccaataagcccaaacagcaaagagaaataaaaattaaaaaaagcatgtaaacaaaccgctggggccttaagaggttaagcacAACAATTAAGCGGTGAAGCTGCATtttcatccatctattttccACCGCTTTGGGTGGCCCTCTCGGGGTCACTGactggggtgctggaacctatcccagctgcacttggacagaaggcggggtacaccctggacaagtcgccacttcattgcagggccaacactagggtcgatttagtgttgccaattaacctaccCTCATTTGCACTcaaattttattgacaatttatttaggaaacataattatttagaaatgtatttattttagcactgcgcaATGTATGTAAAAATCATTTTATGAGTCCCTCTTTTTTTTGCAGAATCTTTTtggtatttattttataattagcctagatcaggggtgtggaacacggtcacactgagggccacatcgcagttatagaTGCCccaagagggccgcttgtaaccctacataatgtatgaatataaatgtgtaagAATTCACTTGATATTAAATTAATTgctatgcactgtaaaaaaatttcCAGTAGAAGAACCCCAAAACTAGCAGCTGAGTGGCCACAACTTCgccgtaaaatttacagtgttttttttacagaaaaacggCACTAtagtgtttttttactgtaaaatcctggcaattgagctgccagttttttttactgtaaaatctattgtcatttctacagtgtacaatttgatgaataacgTGCTTTGATATAACTAGCAGatatttattgttttcattttaaagTTTGAAATTAAtagtattatatttgttgcattattagataataaagtTTAAATATACTCAATAGCATGAAACACATGTATTTCTGTCTGTCACGATGAAAAGATTACATTTAGTCAATGATAAAATGCTTTGACTCACATTATTTCAGGGCTTTTGCGGGCCGTGTTAAATGATGTAGCGgttaaatatacattttgaatgtgaCTTAAAATCAAGAGTCAGATTACCGGTACTTATTCACTGTTATTTAAGTGGGTCCCTTCTGTAGTTGGACAAGTTGGGCCCCAAAACCCTTAAGCATTGAAAATGACCACTTGTGGTCCTCTTTGCCTTAGGGCCTGAAGACGGGCATGTACTACCTGCGCACCAAGCCTGCCGCCAACCCCATCCAGTTCACGCTGAACAAGGAGAAGCTGAAGGAGGCCAAGCCGGAGATTGCCAGCGAGCAGGAGCTGAAGGAGCGCAACACAGCCGCCATGGTGTGTTCGCTGGAGAACAGAGATGACTGCCTCATGTGTGGCTCTTGAACACTCCCCCAGTCACTTACACTACATGCTTTATTCTCTGTGAAGAGATAAATGTTATACTGTTGTCAACATGTtctattaatattacatttactaaataaaatgtgtataaatatacagtactgtCTGAAGATCCAATGCAAAAACACATTCAACCTGCAAACATttgagttttattttttttataaaatgaaaACTTTTTACAGCTAAAAATGTACACTTATTACAGCCCAGAGCAACCAGAAGAGGAAAGATCTATCCACATCAAAACAGTACCCTCCTCGTCCTCACTATTgtctgcaaaagccacaacaaaaataaattatcAAAACCGCTTCAAAGAAAATAATTGTACTGATTTGTTCAACATGGATCATAAATGTTGGCTATAAATAGCTTAATAATACATCAAAATGAGGTCAAGAAAAGCTTTTTACATGAGCAAAACAGACGATAGAAATGAATGGCAGCGACACCTGTGAGGCTGCATAAACGGAGAGGCAGGAGTGTGGTTTTGGGGAACAATACAGTCCTGCTCAGTCACATTTAAAACGCTTATTTCAGCATCTTTTAGGAAAAGGGTTATTAAAGGGTTAGAACAACAGTAAGAAGTTCAAACAGTACCTCAGATGTGTTGGGTTCAGCATCACAAGGAACCTGAGTCAAGCTAGAAACTCCAGTCATCCCAGCAGAGAAAATGCAGTTTTATCGGAATTGTCAAAAGTTCTGATCACGTTGCCGAGTACCGTCCTTTCAGTACCAGCATATAAAACGCAAATCTTACAGTCTTGGAAAAATACATCGTAATGCCAGCACAGTATATAAATAGTCTTTTTTTCACAGAGCTAATGGGCAATTACCTCTCCAACACGTACAGTAAGTGAGTTTATAAAGATATAGAAATAGCTCAAAATCCTGGTTgaaatatacagtggggcaaaaaagtagtcagccacccattgattgtcaatgggtggctgactaaatacttttttgtccCACTGTATGCACTTTCTAACATTTCTTTATAACCCTCAATTGTGTCCATattacaaaaggtttttttttggaCTTtggcccccacatctgcggtcccctccaaggtttctcattgtcagcccattgggttgagtttttccttgccctgatgttgtggcttgtgcagccctttgagacacttgggatttaagGGCTATACAAACAAACTTTTGATTGACTTTGTGTAACTGCATTTTTGGGTTTAAATTTTGTGAATGTAcgacaaattatgctgacaatttaattgccTAAAAATTGGCGAGCAATATTCATGTTTTAAAGTCCAGTGCAGAAATATTAGTTGCTTCAATTCaaaactaaaaaaatgaaaactatgatgctgtgctccatccatccattttttaccgcttattccctttggagtcgcggggggtgctggagcctatctccaaaattgtattatttacagaacttgtgtgagcctgtgGCTTTACACATATATTattttgcattcttctttagttgctttattgagcttacagccccctggcgctgttttgcacTTGTTTTGATTATAATTATGTATTTGATTATATgtaaaatgttgaatattataagtaaaggttttgaaaaaaaaaaaaaactcaattgTTTTGCTTCCGGTAAATTAACACCAAAGCAATCGATCCTGCCAGCCGCCGGTCACGTGATCCGGAACTGAGTTTTGGCGCACGTTTTCCCGTACTGaattgtaaaactttttttttttttttaacaaacggAATTTTCCAACACACATTTTGTTTACATCTTTGTAGCCAATTAAATTAGAAGCATTATttgatggttaaaaaaaaacagctcacaaaattcaaatgcaaaacatttcagttacataaattcagtgtcccaaaaaaaaaagacacaaattacCCTCCGTAGACACCTCCCAAATATTTAATGACACTTCCATCTCGGCGTTTGATTTATACTCACTCATGAAGTGTAATTCTGCCTGGAAAATAATCACTtgtcatttttaaacatttatcaAGCCATGTTGGTCTTGTTTACTTCCGCCAAACGCACAAGCACGTCTCTAATGGAACTGTCTTCAATTCAAGTAGAGCCAATATTAAGATAGCGCcccctactgatatggaggaATACTGCATATAATTACTCTTTTCGGAATATTCACAATTATTAagcaaataaattatattttggGGAGCAGTTAGGAAGGAAAATTGTTATTATATCCGCAGCACAGTTAAAATAAACTTTTgtgttggccttttttttttttttaaacgggccaACAGCTAGCCTAACTAAGATAATGCGCGTCAAAATAATATACGTATATTTTTAATTGACCTACTTACTTCCCAAACACTCACATTTACAGTGAGGTGGGATTTaggtataataaaaaataatatatttaaaagACTGAAACCACCAATTAAGTCAATCTGTCTGTACGAGAGTGACACgagtagagcatacttgccaaccctccccattttcccgggagagtcccgaatttcctggggcaaccattctcacaaatttctcctgatttccacccggacaacaatattgggggcgtgcctttagcgtcctctctcaccagGCTgtaaccttcaccctttaacggattccataagagattcgataaggaatcggttcgataagaggattcgctaatggcatcgacatagataatttcttaacgaacatcatccctatcctccttcttttatttatatatatatatatatatattatatatatatatatatatatatatatatatatatatatatatatatatatatatatatatatatatatatatatatataataaaataaatacttgaatttcagtgaattacaactatatatatatatatagctgtaattcatatatatatatatatatatatatatatatatatatatatacacatatatatatatatgtatatatatatgtatatatatatatattatatatatatatgtatatatatatatatatatatatatatatatatatatatatatatatatatatatatatatatatatatatatatatgtatatatatatatatatatatacatatatatatatacatatatatatatacacatatacatatatatatatatatatatatacatatatttttatatgtatatatatatatatatatatatatatatatatatatatatacatatatatatatacatatatatatatacacatatacatatatatatatatatacatatatatatatatataccccccaGCGGtccttttgaatatctccctaattctgaggtctcaaggttggcaagtatggattagaGGTGTTCTAGAGAATAGAACATAAAAGGTGTGTTACCTGTaaaaggagtgtgtgtgtgtattttccgACTCTTCCACCTGTGTAGGACTACATTGATTTTCCTGACCACCTCTAAAAAAGTACTAAAGTAGGTCACAGAACCTGAATGCATTTTTGGGCTGAAGCTCGTCCATGTAAACAGGAAGTTGTGTTCTTTCTATTGTAAACGAGTTTGTTCGTCGCCGAGTCAGTCGTTTGGTTTCCTTCTTCCGCCGTATTATAAACGCACACATACAGTAAGTACAAGAGTATCAGTAAAATAGAGAGGATATGTGGAAACGTAGCTAAACAGTACTTTTAAACTGTGGCGCCTCTGGTACTAGTGCATtctgggagttttttttttttttttggctgacTGGCTTGCAGGAACAGTGTTAGGCCTCTCCAGGTGATCCTTGTCCAGCATAGTAACAATATATctctttataaaaattaaaaaaagaggtTTAGGGAGGGGGTTGGAGTGAAATGTTTCCAGTTTAAGGCGGTCCAGTGGAAGCCACGTGCGTTCACTCCCTCTTGGGCTGACATTGGTGCGCCTCGGGCTCGCCCTCGTCTTTAAGTTTGGTAAAAAGTCGGTTGAACTTGCGAAGCTGCTCGCCGGCCGTCATGCTTTCCTCCTGCAGCCGCTGGTTGTTCTCTCGAAGGTTGGCCATCTCGGCCAGCAACACCACCTTGTCCTGCTTCTCCTGGACACCAAGAGTGAAAAGGATTTAACCGCAGTACATTCACCTTGTTACATTTCTTAGCACACAATGGCTGAAAAGACGAGTTGGTTAAGCACGACTACATTGCCTTATGGCGGGGGTCAGAAACGCATACGACTCTTtagcgccgctgtagtggctccctggagcttcttcaaaaatgtatgaaaatgtaaaaagatgcgggaaaaatatattttttgttctaatagggtttctgtaggaggaaaaacatgacacctaattgttataaattccACTTtttatatgaaacatgcttcactgatgagagaatttggcgagcgccgctttgtcctactaatttcggcggtcgtcgaactcaccgtagtttgtttacatgtacaactttctcagacgctgccactcctttgtctaattttgtctaccaaactttttatgctgtgcatgaatgcacaaaagtgcgctttgttgatgttattgacttgtgtggagtgctaatcacgcatatttggtcactgcaagctaatcgatgctaacatgctatttaggctagccgtatgtacacattgcatcattatgcctcgtttgtaggtatatttgagctcatttaacttactttacttatgtcctttgtctatttagtttatatttgaatgtctcatgacacattatctgtatgtaatattggctgcatttatgatagttgtttgtgtgctatgttgttccagaccacagcaaaagttacccagcttgcaaagattgtataaatccattagaagaagacagcctgctgtttcctttaacttggacacacacatctatacctttggccattaatagccagtaatttccaggagttatctcaccttctgagtagcctctgatttactaatggtttctaatgttgtaaaaatgtgtaaaataaatattacatttcaacatttctgtcaacgaagatttgcttcagcctgcaacacatactcattttgatagtaggctattatagctaatatagacacttacgtcatgtgttgtcttcattataacacttatataagacttttaaagtcattttgatagtaggctattatagctaatagagacacttatgtcatgtgttgccttcattataacacttatataaggcttttaatttttgcggctccagacatatttgttttgtattttacactttttttgacACATCTTCTcactcaatgtgttttctttattttcatgactatttacattgtagattgtcacatcaaaactatgacacatgcgaagtgaaaaccatttcaggtgactacctcttgcagctcattgagagaatgccaagagtgtgcaaagcagtaatctgagcaaagggtggctattttgaagaaactagaatgtaaaacatgttttcagttatttcacctttttttgttaagtacataactccacatgtgttcattcatagttttgatgtgacaatctacaatgtaaatagtcatgaaaataaagaaaacacattgaatgaggagaaggtgtgtccaaacttttggcctgtactgtatatatatttaaattgctATGAATAGACATatacaaaataaagacaaaacTTAGTGCCAGATTTGTATTATAAGTGGCAAACTAAGTTAaagttttaactttaacttaatttgttaagttaaagtaccaatgattgtcacacacacacactaggtgtggcgaaattattctctgcatttgtcccatcacccttgatcaccccttgggaggtgaggggagcagtgagcagcagcggtggccgcgccctggaatcatttttggtgatttaacccccaattccaacccttgatgctgagtgccaaacaggatGTGATTATGAGTTAATAGTAGGGGTTTGGGAAAAAAacaattcgaatttgaatcgcgattctcacgttatgcgattcagaatcgattctcattttaaaaaacattgatttttacatttttttaaaatttatttaaaaatatatattttttaaaaattaatcaatccaacaaaacaatacacagcaataccataacaatgcaatccaattccaaaaacaaacccgacccagcaacactcagaactgcaataaacagagcaattgagaggagacacaaacacgacacagaacaaaccaaaagtagtgaaacaaaaatgaatattatcaacaaacagtatcaatattagttacaatttcaacatagcagtgattaaaaatccctcattgacattatcattagacatttataaaaaaaaagaaaacagaacaatagtgtcacagtggcttacacttgcatcgcatctcataagcttgacaacacactgtgtccaatattttcacaaagataaaataagtcatatttttggttcatttaatagttaaaacaaatttacattattgcaatcagttgataaaacattgtcctttacaattataaaagctttttacaaaaatctactactctgcttgcatgtcagcagactggggtagatcctgctgaaatcctatgtattgaatgaatagagaatccttttgcatcgggaaaatatcgtttttgaatcgagaatcgcgttgaattgaaaaaaaaaaaagattttgaatcgaatcgtgacccccaagaatcgatattgaatcgaatcgtgggacacccaaagattcacagaccTAGTGTTCCTCCAGGTTCCATTTTAGTAGTGATGGTCAGAGGAAGCCTCATCAGGCTTTGAACACTTGAGCCAATTGGTTTGAAAGTTTCTCGACGCTTCACGTGCGCTTCCTGCTGGCCAAAAGTATAATTACAGACAGCTGTATCTTTACCACATAACGCATGTAATGGCTTTTGGAAATGACGATGAATCACAACAAATGTCTGACCACACAATTTTGCTAGTTAAAATAAcgcatgtataataaaatatacgttaggtcaggaaaaaacacaggctatttcatccctacaagcctgtttcgcaggtttccctgctcttcaggggaatctttgactagcttttttgcagaaggtccttaaaaacacaagagtgctcctgtaactctggcaacatacaaaagccaaaagcagtgaagttgtcacgttgtgtaaatggtaaataaaaagagaatacaatgatttgcaaatccttttcaacttatattcaattgaatagactgcaaagacaagatacttaatgttcgaattggaaaactttgttattttttgcaaatattagctcatttgaacttttagatgcctgcaacatgtttcaaaaaagcttgcacaagtggcaaaaaagactgagaaagttaaggaatgctcatcaaagacttatttggaacatcccacaggtgaacaggctaattgggaacaggtgggtgccatgattgggtataaaagcagcttccatgaaatgctcagtcatttctGTCGCCCCATCACAAGgatgggtcaccactttgtcaacaaatgcctgagcaaattgttacattactcaacaagctattgcaaggaatttagggatttcaccatttacgctacgtaatatcatcaaaaggttcagagaatctggagaaatcactgcacgaaagCAGCAAGgctaaaaaccaacattgaatg from Entelurus aequoreus isolate RoL-2023_Sb linkage group LG10, RoL_Eaeq_v1.1, whole genome shotgun sequence includes the following:
- the rrm1 gene encoding ribonucleoside-diphosphate reductase large subunit: MHVVKRDGRQERVMFDKITSRIQKLCYGLNSDFVDPAQITMKVIQGLYNGVTTVELDTLAAEIAATLTTKHPDYAILAARIAVSNLHKETKKVFSEVMEDLYTYVNPLNRRHSPMISKKTLDLVLENKDRLNSAIIYDRDFSYNFFGFKTLERSYLLKVNGKVAERPQHMLMRVAVGIHRTDIDAAIETYNLLSEKWFTHASPTLFNAGTNRPQLSSCFLLAMQGDSIEGIYDTLKQCALISKSAGGIGVAVSCIRSTGSYIAGTNGNSNGLVPMLRVYNNTARYVDQGGNKRPGAFAMYLEPWHFDIFDFLELKKNTGKEEQRARDLFYGLWIPDLFMKRVESNQDWSLMCPSECPGLDECWGEAFEALYTKYEKEGRVKRVIKAQQLWYAIIESQTETGTPYMLYKDACNKKSNQQNLGTIKCSNLCTEIVEYTSQDEVAVCNLASIALNMYVTPERTYDFKKLAAVTKVIVKNLNKIIDINFYPVPEAEKSNMRHRPIGIGVQGLADAFILMRHPFESPEAQLLNCRIFETIYYAALEASCELAAEHGPYETYAGSPVSKGVLQYDMWDKTPTDLWDWKILKEKIAKHGVRNSLLLAPMPTASTAQILGNNESIEPYTSNIYTRRVLSGEFQIVNPHLLKDLTERGLWNEDMKNQLIAHNGSIQDIAEIPDDLKELYKTVWEISQKMVLKMAADRGAFIDQSQSLNIHIAEPNYGKLTSMHFYGWKQGLKTGMYYLRTKPAANPIQFTLNKEKLKEAKPEIASEQELKERNTAAMVCSLENRDDCLMCGS